One window of the Lonchura striata isolate bLonStr1 chromosome 9, bLonStr1.mat, whole genome shotgun sequence genome contains the following:
- the LOC144246742 gene encoding pancreatic alpha-amylase-like, translating to MQVLLLLLAAAGLCWGQYNPNTYPKRTSIVHLFEWRWQDIAQECERYLAPNGFGGVQVSPPNENIVITNPNRPWWERYQPISYKICTRSGNEQEFRDMVTRCNNVGVRIYVDAVVNHMCGAGGGSGKHSTCGSYFNAGSRDFPAVPYSGWDFNDGKCHTGSGNVENYGDVNQVRNCRVTGLLDLALEKDYVRSKIAEYMNYLIDIGVAGFRIDAAKHMWPGDVKAFLDKLHNLNTQWFSAGTRPFIYQEVIDLGGEPIKGSEYFGNGRVTEFKYGAKLGTVLRKWDGEKMAYLKNWGEGWGFVPSDRALVFVDNHDNQRGHGAGGASILTFWDARLYKMAVGFMLAHPYGFTRVMSSFRWPRRFENGKDVNDWYGPPSNSDGSTKAVTINPDTTCGNDWVCEHRWRQIRNMVIFRNVVDGEPFSNWWDNGSNQVAFGRGNKGFIIFNNDDWNMNVNVQTGLPSGTYCDVISGQKENNKCTGKQVFVSGDGKANFQINTNAEDPFIAIHVDAKL from the exons ATGcaagtccttctcctcctccttgcaGCCGCAGGCCTTTGCTGGGGGCAGTACAACCCCAACACTTACCCTAAGAGAACCTCTATTGTGCATCTCTTCGAATGGCGCTGGCAGGATATTGCTCAGGAGTGTGAACGCTACTTAGCTCCTAATGGATTTGGAGGTGTTCAG GTTTCACCTCCAAATGAAAACATTGTCATTACTAACCCGAACAGACCCTGGTGGGAAAGATACCAGCCCATTAGCTACAAGATCTGCACTCGATCAGGAAATGAACAGGAATTCAGAGACATGGTGACCAGATGCAACAATGTTGGA GTTCGTATCTATGTGGATGCTGTCGTCAACCATATGTGTGGTGCTGGAGGTGGCTCAGGAAAACATTCTACCTGTGGAAGCTATTTTAATGCTGGAAGCAGAGATTTTCCAGCTGTACCATACTCTGGTTGGGATTTCAATGATGGCAAATGTCACACTGGAAGTGGAAATGTTGAAAATTATGGTGATGTCAATCAG GTCCGGAATTGCCGCGTGACCGGCCTGCTGGATCTGGCCCTGGAGAAGGACTATGTGCGCTCAAAGATTGCGGAGTACATGAACTATCTCATTGATATTGGTGTAGCAGGGTTCCGAATTGATGCTGCCAAGCACATGTGGCCTGGGGACGTAAAAGCGTTTCTGGACAAACTGCATAATCTAAACACTCAGTGGTTTTCTGCAGGAACTAGACCTTTCATTTACCAAGAG GTAATTGACTTGGGTGGAGAGCCCATCAAAGGCAGCGAGTACTTTGGAAATGGCCGGGTGACAGAATTCAAGTACGGTGCCAAACTGGGGACAGTGCTCCGCAAGTGGGACGGAGAAAAGATGGCCTACTTAAA GAATTGGGGAGAAGGCTGGGGCTTTGTGCCTTCTGACAGAGCTTTGGTCTTTGTGGATAATCACGACAACCAGAGAGGACACGGGGCTGGTGGAGCTTCTATCCTGACCTTCTGGGATGCCAG GCTCTATAAGATGGCAGTTGGTTTCATGCTTGCCCATCCCTATGGGTTCACACGTGTGATGTCAAGTTTTCGCTGGCCGAGACGTTTTGAAAATGGAAAG GACGTCAATGACTGGTATGGACCCCCAAGTAACTCAGATGGCTCCACAAAGGCCGTCACAATCAACCCAGACACGACCTGTGGCAATGACTGGGTTTGTGAACATCGCTGGCGTCAAATCAG GAACATGGTTATCTTCCGTAACGTGGTGGATGGCGAGCCTTTCTCCAACTGGTGGGACAATGGCAGCAATCAAGTGGCTTTTGGCCGTGGTAACAAAGGCTTCATCATCTTCAATAATGATGACTG GAATATGAATGTCAATGTACAAACTGGACTGCCCTCTGGTACCTACTGTGATGTTATTTCTGGACAAAAGGAGAACAACAAATGTACTGGAAAGCAGGTGTTTGTTTCTGGTGATGGAAAGGCTAATTTCCAGATTAATACCAATGCTGAAGATCCATTTATTGCAATTCATGTTGATGCCAAGTTATAA